A single window of Anopheles moucheti chromosome 2, idAnoMoucSN_F20_07, whole genome shotgun sequence DNA harbors:
- the LOC128297729 gene encoding histone PARylation factor 1-like, with amino-acid sequence MDRPECKYGAECYQTNRVHKEKYAHPSKSTNDASTMEASIVQPTDSLVNKRTAEDIERDLEDIKRCKRPPTPEPDMHNAEEEDASSEYHGISRQRYTLPKLPMSVGMMSDLYDPQIEYSKLAEYKELCEDPRNFIKHKFLVEMAPCFDILWKFCTEQCVQGNIKPEDVFLQFGLKLVGPYDVLAGKFKDVKIHEPGDYLRHWRFYYDPPEFQTVMVQKGTGVHYGYWRDSPDDVNGLVAFNDAKKGCEFKIVGENIFDGLMHYLEHFATVTPFNKNKILEMKKHINEWALKQELCLKADIKQKARSKLIVCKTFHKVGLVVPYDRKSNVGYRPLLESDANLRNILSKFDRLNRSTNNNKYQEAMKELQPVITAANLAVDECDFGTILELAIDLFCSGAQCLSEVMKSLFFTGYSMAKRPQYIAIIKSHLDKRNEGIGFDLLANN; translated from the exons ATGGATAGACCCGAATGTAAATACGGTGCCGAATGTTATCAAACGAATCGAGTGCATAAAGAGAAATATGCGCATCCCTCGAAATCTACAAACGATGCCTCAACAATGGAAGCTTCTATCGTGCAACCGACTGACAGCTTGGTCAACAAACGGACTGCTGAAGACATCGAACGGGATTTGGAGGACATTAAACGATGTAAACGTCCTCCGACCCCAGAACCAGATATGCATAATGCTGAGGAAGAGGACGCTAGTTCCGAATACCATGGTATATCTCGACAACGCTACACTTTGCCGAAGCTTCCAATGAGCGTTGGAATGATGAGCGATTTGTACGACCCTCAAATAGAATATTCCAAGCTAGCTGAGTACAAGGAACTGTGCGAGGACCCAAGAAATTTCATCAAACACAAGTTTCTAGTTGAAATGGCACCGTGTTTCGATATCCTGTGGAAGTTTTGTACCGAGCAGTGTGTACAAGGAAATATTAAACCGGAAGATGTATTTTTGCAGTTTGGGCTTAAATTGGTCGGGCCGTACGATGTACTTGCTGGAAAGTTTAAGGATGTCAAAATCCATGAGCCTGGAGATTATTTACGTCATTGGCGTTTCTACTATGATCCTCCCGAGTTTCAAACAGTGATGGTGCAAAAAGGAACTGGCGTACATTATGGATACTGGCGAGATAGCCCCGATGATGTGAATGGCTTAGTGGCTTTTAACGATGCGAAAAAGGGGTGTGAGTTTAAAATTGTTGGTGAAAACATCTTCGATGGACTAAT GCATTATTTGGAACACTTTGCAACCGTTACTCcattcaacaaaaataaaatattagaaATGAAAAAGCATATCAATGAATGGGCATTGAAACAAGAATTATGCTTGAAAGCGGATATCAAGCAAAAAGCTCGCAGCAAGCTGATTGTGTGTAAAACATTTCACAAAGTCGGGTTAGTAGTACCTTACGATAGAAAGTCGAACGTGGGATATAGGCCACTGCTGGAAAGCGATGCCAATCTTCGCAATATCCTATCAAAGTTCGACAGGCTCAATCGATCAACGAATAACAACAAATATCAAGAGGCAATGAAAGAGTTGCAACCCGTTATTACGGCTGCAAATCTGGCGGTAGACGAATGTGATTTTGGAACAATTCTAGAGCTTGCGATCGATTTATTCTGTTCCGGTGCACAGTGTTTGTCTGAAGTAATGAagtccctttttttcaccGGTTACTCTATGGCTAAACGTCCGCAGTATATAGCAATAATTAAG TCTCATTTGGATAAACGTAACGAAGGAATTGGTTTCGATTTGTTGGCgaacaattaa
- the LOC128308284 gene encoding ATP-dependent RNA helicase DDX42 isoform X2, which translates to MAGIEEQVKIENKKIPQPHVDPKKGTRGDIDDEDDEESYYRYMQENPHAGLLDEGSDVELEYDEDGNPMPPPRRRDIDPLPAIDHSDIEYAKFEKNFYIPHEDIVNLSFAKVQELRQTLGVKVSGPMPPHPVTSFAHFGFDESLMKAIRKSEYSTPTPIQAQAIPAALSGRDIIGIAKTGSGKTAAFLWPMLVHIMDQRELGPGDGPIGLVLAPTRELSLQIYSEAKRFGKVYNISICCCYGGGSKWEQSKALEQGAEIVVATPGRMIDMVKIKATNLQRVTYLVLDEADKMFNMGFEPQVRSICNHIRPDRQTLLFSATFKKRVEKLARDVLTDPVRIIHGDLGEANSDVTQHIIILSNVPSKWSWLLTNLVQMLSEGSVLIFVTKKVDAEQVANNLRLKENDVVLLHGDMDQSERNSVITRFKRRDVDIMVATDVAARGLDIPHIRTVINYDIARDIDTHTHRVGRTGRAGEKGTAYTLITDKDKEFSGHLVRNLEGANQEVPDDLMKLAMQSSWFRNSRFKQANKGKNLNVGGAGLGFRQRAVHRGPMGRSLNTAQIPEDVESSEPTPGSSKGPVTDRLSAMRETFRAHYNAQFKASSDRTWEKTVPEGGVFVKPTLSRSEPISEVESYDQTENDSTQNDMVPRKKKSRWN; encoded by the exons ATGGCTGGTATCGAAGAACAAGTGAAAATAGAGAACAAGAAAATTCCACAACCGCACGTAGACCCTAAGAAAGGTACTCGCGGAGACATtgacgatgaagatgacgaGGAAAGCTATTACCG ATATATGCAAGAAAATCCCCATGCCGGATTATTGGATGAAGGATCGGATGTGGAACTGGAGTATGACGAAGATGGCAATCCAATGCCACCACCGAGACGAAGAGATATTGATCCTCTGCCTGCAATTGACCACTCGGATATCGAGTACgcgaaatttgaaaaaaatttcTATATTCCTCACGAAGATATCGTCAATCTTTCGTTCGCCAAGGTACAGGAGCTTCGCCAAACGCTCGGTGTTAAAGTAAGCGGCCCAATGCCACCACATCCTGTTACGAGTTTTGCCCATTTCGGGTTTGATGAATCGCTGATGAAAGCGATTCGTAAATCGGAGTACAGCACACCGACACCAATACAGGCCCAAGCGATACCTGCTGCATTAAGTGGAAGAGACATCATTGGTATAGCAAAAACTGGCAGCGGTAAAACTGCCGCTTTTCTGTGGCCGATGCTCGTACATATTATGGATCAACGAGAATTAGGTCCGGGTGATGGTCCTATAGGGTTGGTTTTGGCACCGACACGAGAACTGTCACTGCAAATATACAGTGAGGCGAAGCGGTTTGGAAAGGTGTACAACATCAGTATTTGTTGCTGCTACGGCGGAGGATCCAAATGGGAACAGAGTAAGGCACTTGAACAAGGAGCGGAGATAGTAGTTGCTACGCCAGGCCGTATGATAGATatggtaaaaataaaagctaCCAATCTGCAAAGAGTAACGTATCTGGTGTTGGACGAAGCAGACAAAATGTTCAACATGGGGTTCGAACCGCAGGTTCGTTCAATATGCAACCATATTCGTCCAGATCGACAGACACTGTTGTTCAGCGCTACCTTTAAGAAGCGAGTGGAGAAACTTGCACGCGACGTTTTAACGGATCCGGTGCGTATTATTCATGGCGACCTAGGAGAGGCCAACTCTGACGTTACGCAACACATCATTATATTATCCAATGTACCAAGCAAGTGGAGCTGGTTATTAACCAATCTGGTGCAGATGCTTTCTGAGGGTAGTGTATTGATATTCGTTACGAAAAAAGTCGATGCCGAGCAAGTTGCAAACAATTTACGACTTAAGGAGAACGATGTCGTCTtactacacggggatatggaTCAGTCGGAACGGAACTCTGTTATCACTCGGTTTAAGCGGAGAGATGTGGATATAATGGTTGCTACGGACGTTGCAGCTCGCGGTCTTGATATTCCACACATTCGTACCGTAATCAATTACGACATTGCGCGCGATATCGATACTCATACGCATCGTGTTGGCCGTACGGGACGTGCCGGGGAAAAGGGTACGGCCTATACTTTGATTACTGACAAAGATAAAGAATTTTCTGGCCATCTAGTACGCAATCTTGAAGGTGCCAATCAGGAAGTGCCGGACGATTTGATGAAGCTGGCTATGCAAAGTTCCTGGTTCCGGAATAGCCGGTTTAAACAAGCGAACAAAGGTAAGAATTTAAATGTGGGTGGAGCAGGATTAGGATTCCGTCAACGAGCAGTTCATCGAGGTCCGATGGGTCGTTCTTTGAATACTGCCCAAATACCGGAAGATGTCGAATCTTCTGAACCAACGCCGGGATCTTCGAAGGGTCCGGTAACCGATCGTTTATCTGCCATGCGGGAAACTTTTCGCGCACATTACAATGCACAGTTCAAAGCATCGAGCGATCGAACCTGGGAGAAAACAGTACCGGAAGGTGGGGTATTTGTTAAACCAACGCTATCACGATCTGAACCGATAAGTGAAGTTGAATCATACGACCAAACAGAAAACGATTCAACTCAAAACGATATGgttccacgaaaaaaaaagagcaggTGGAATTAA
- the LOC128308284 gene encoding ATP-dependent RNA helicase DDX42 isoform X1, whose protein sequence is MNRNRGNFSFQMRRNKTIQPQHNAKDQSRSYSLNAVPPPSSLCGRSSGVPPPKSFNQGPGISKHGYHTIESMHQFSNPSQYSVGKRRGRTEDEYFDEEDEPVGQHLEYIPAPGSPSAADSSAKANNSSDEEEDPLDAFMAGIEEQVKIENKKIPQPHVDPKKGTRGDIDDEDDEESYYRYMQENPHAGLLDEGSDVELEYDEDGNPMPPPRRRDIDPLPAIDHSDIEYAKFEKNFYIPHEDIVNLSFAKVQELRQTLGVKVSGPMPPHPVTSFAHFGFDESLMKAIRKSEYSTPTPIQAQAIPAALSGRDIIGIAKTGSGKTAAFLWPMLVHIMDQRELGPGDGPIGLVLAPTRELSLQIYSEAKRFGKVYNISICCCYGGGSKWEQSKALEQGAEIVVATPGRMIDMVKIKATNLQRVTYLVLDEADKMFNMGFEPQVRSICNHIRPDRQTLLFSATFKKRVEKLARDVLTDPVRIIHGDLGEANSDVTQHIIILSNVPSKWSWLLTNLVQMLSEGSVLIFVTKKVDAEQVANNLRLKENDVVLLHGDMDQSERNSVITRFKRRDVDIMVATDVAARGLDIPHIRTVINYDIARDIDTHTHRVGRTGRAGEKGTAYTLITDKDKEFSGHLVRNLEGANQEVPDDLMKLAMQSSWFRNSRFKQANKGKNLNVGGAGLGFRQRAVHRGPMGRSLNTAQIPEDVESSEPTPGSSKGPVTDRLSAMRETFRAHYNAQFKASSDRTWEKTVPEGGVFVKPTLSRSEPISEVESYDQTENDSTQNDMVPRKKKSRWN, encoded by the exons ATGAACCGAAATCGAGGAAATTTTAGTTTTCAGATGCGtcgtaataaaacaatacagcCGCAGCATAATGCAAAGGACCAAAGCCGTAGCTACTCTCTCAATGCGGTTCCCCCACCTAGTTCATTATGCGGCAGATCATCGGGAGTACCTCCGCCTAAATCTTTCAATCAGGGTCCGGGTATTTCAAAGCACGGTTATCATACAATAGAATCTATGCATCAGTTTTCGAACCCCTCTCAATATTCAGTAGGAAAACGCCGAGGCAGAACGGAAGACGA GTATTTCGATGAGGAAGATGAACCTGTGGGACAGCATTTAGAATATATACCCGCGCCTGGTTCTCCGTCAGCTGCCGATTCAAGT GCAAAGGCCAATAATTCGTCCGATGAAGAGGAAGATCCGCTGGACGCGTTTATGGCTGGTATCGAAGAACAAGTGAAAATAGAGAACAAGAAAATTCCACAACCGCACGTAGACCCTAAGAAAGGTACTCGCGGAGACATtgacgatgaagatgacgaGGAAAGCTATTACCG ATATATGCAAGAAAATCCCCATGCCGGATTATTGGATGAAGGATCGGATGTGGAACTGGAGTATGACGAAGATGGCAATCCAATGCCACCACCGAGACGAAGAGATATTGATCCTCTGCCTGCAATTGACCACTCGGATATCGAGTACgcgaaatttgaaaaaaatttcTATATTCCTCACGAAGATATCGTCAATCTTTCGTTCGCCAAGGTACAGGAGCTTCGCCAAACGCTCGGTGTTAAAGTAAGCGGCCCAATGCCACCACATCCTGTTACGAGTTTTGCCCATTTCGGGTTTGATGAATCGCTGATGAAAGCGATTCGTAAATCGGAGTACAGCACACCGACACCAATACAGGCCCAAGCGATACCTGCTGCATTAAGTGGAAGAGACATCATTGGTATAGCAAAAACTGGCAGCGGTAAAACTGCCGCTTTTCTGTGGCCGATGCTCGTACATATTATGGATCAACGAGAATTAGGTCCGGGTGATGGTCCTATAGGGTTGGTTTTGGCACCGACACGAGAACTGTCACTGCAAATATACAGTGAGGCGAAGCGGTTTGGAAAGGTGTACAACATCAGTATTTGTTGCTGCTACGGCGGAGGATCCAAATGGGAACAGAGTAAGGCACTTGAACAAGGAGCGGAGATAGTAGTTGCTACGCCAGGCCGTATGATAGATatggtaaaaataaaagctaCCAATCTGCAAAGAGTAACGTATCTGGTGTTGGACGAAGCAGACAAAATGTTCAACATGGGGTTCGAACCGCAGGTTCGTTCAATATGCAACCATATTCGTCCAGATCGACAGACACTGTTGTTCAGCGCTACCTTTAAGAAGCGAGTGGAGAAACTTGCACGCGACGTTTTAACGGATCCGGTGCGTATTATTCATGGCGACCTAGGAGAGGCCAACTCTGACGTTACGCAACACATCATTATATTATCCAATGTACCAAGCAAGTGGAGCTGGTTATTAACCAATCTGGTGCAGATGCTTTCTGAGGGTAGTGTATTGATATTCGTTACGAAAAAAGTCGATGCCGAGCAAGTTGCAAACAATTTACGACTTAAGGAGAACGATGTCGTCTtactacacggggatatggaTCAGTCGGAACGGAACTCTGTTATCACTCGGTTTAAGCGGAGAGATGTGGATATAATGGTTGCTACGGACGTTGCAGCTCGCGGTCTTGATATTCCACACATTCGTACCGTAATCAATTACGACATTGCGCGCGATATCGATACTCATACGCATCGTGTTGGCCGTACGGGACGTGCCGGGGAAAAGGGTACGGCCTATACTTTGATTACTGACAAAGATAAAGAATTTTCTGGCCATCTAGTACGCAATCTTGAAGGTGCCAATCAGGAAGTGCCGGACGATTTGATGAAGCTGGCTATGCAAAGTTCCTGGTTCCGGAATAGCCGGTTTAAACAAGCGAACAAAGGTAAGAATTTAAATGTGGGTGGAGCAGGATTAGGATTCCGTCAACGAGCAGTTCATCGAGGTCCGATGGGTCGTTCTTTGAATACTGCCCAAATACCGGAAGATGTCGAATCTTCTGAACCAACGCCGGGATCTTCGAAGGGTCCGGTAACCGATCGTTTATCTGCCATGCGGGAAACTTTTCGCGCACATTACAATGCACAGTTCAAAGCATCGAGCGATCGAACCTGGGAGAAAACAGTACCGGAAGGTGGGGTATTTGTTAAACCAACGCTATCACGATCTGAACCGATAAGTGAAGTTGAATCATACGACCAAACAGAAAACGATTCAACTCAAAACGATATGgttccacgaaaaaaaaagagcaggTGGAATTAA
- the LOC128308322 gene encoding COP9 signalosome complex subunit 9: MKPIVVADEMFPEGPGPFMDLEEAGGSSGLLMDLAANEKDVHADFFNEFEDLFDEDEEGQM; this comes from the exons ATGAAGCCGATTGTAGTTGCAGACGAAATGTTTCCAGAAGGACCAGGGCCATTTATGGATCTGGAAGAG GCAGGGGGATCGTCGGGCTTGTTAATGGATTTAGCGGCGAACGAGAAAGACGTGCAtgctgatttttttaatg AATTTGAAGATTTGttcgatgaagatgaagagggacaaatgtaa